In Leptolyngbya sp. SIO1E4, one DNA window encodes the following:
- the sufB gene encoding Fe-S cluster assembly protein SufB: MSSSVQTLVSQPYKYGFKTEIEADTIPRGLSEETIRLISAKKNEPDFMLEFRLKAYRKWLTMTEPDWPNVAYPPINYQDIVYYSAPKQEKKKLNSLDEADPALLETFEKLGLPLSEQKRLANVAVDAIFDSVSIGTTYKEKLAEEGVIFCSISEAVEEYPELVKKYLGSVVPVGDNYFAALNSAVFSDGSFVYIPKNTKCPMDLSTYFRINNGDSGQFERTLIVAEEGSSVTYLEGCTAPMYDSNQLHAAIVELVALDNAEIKYSTVQNWFAGDKNGKGGIYNFVTKRGLCHKNAKISWTQVETGSAITWKYPSCVLLGDNSVGEFYSVALTNNLQQADTGTKMVHIGKNTRSTIVSKGISAGNSKNSYRGLVKVGPKAEGARNYSQCDSMLIGDTSNANTFPYIQVQNSTAQVEHEASTSKIGEDQLFYFAQRGISPEDAVSMIISGFCREVFNELPMEFAAEADKLMALKLENTVG; encoded by the coding sequence ATGTCTTCTTCTGTTCAGACCCTCGTTAGCCAACCTTATAAGTACGGTTTCAAAACTGAGATTGAAGCTGACACTATTCCTCGTGGACTCAGCGAAGAAACGATTCGCTTGATTTCGGCTAAAAAGAATGAGCCAGACTTCATGTTGGAGTTTCGTCTCAAGGCTTACCGTAAATGGTTGACCATGACAGAGCCGGATTGGCCGAATGTGGCTTATCCCCCCATTAACTATCAAGACATCGTTTACTACTCAGCACCCAAGCAAGAGAAGAAAAAGCTGAATAGCCTGGATGAGGCTGATCCAGCGTTGCTGGAGACGTTTGAAAAGCTAGGGCTGCCCCTCTCGGAACAGAAGCGATTGGCGAATGTTGCCGTCGATGCCATTTTCGACAGCGTTTCCATTGGGACAACCTATAAAGAGAAGCTGGCTGAGGAAGGGGTCATTTTCTGCTCTATCTCAGAGGCGGTGGAAGAGTACCCGGAGCTGGTTAAGAAGTATCTGGGCAGCGTTGTGCCCGTGGGAGACAATTACTTCGCAGCCTTGAACTCGGCGGTGTTTAGCGACGGCTCCTTCGTTTACATTCCTAAAAACACGAAGTGTCCGATGGATTTGTCCACCTATTTCCGCATTAACAATGGGGACTCAGGGCAGTTTGAACGGACGCTGATCGTAGCCGAAGAGGGTAGCTCGGTTACCTACCTGGAAGGCTGTACCGCCCCGATGTATGACAGTAACCAGCTACATGCGGCGATCGTGGAGTTGGTCGCGCTAGATAACGCTGAAATCAAGTACTCGACGGTACAAAACTGGTTTGCGGGCGACAAAAATGGCAAAGGTGGTATCTACAACTTTGTCACCAAGCGCGGGCTCTGCCACAAAAATGCCAAGATTTCTTGGACACAGGTAGAAACGGGGTCTGCGATTACCTGGAAGTATCCTAGCTGTGTGCTGCTGGGAGACAATTCTGTGGGCGAGTTTTATTCTGTTGCCCTGACCAACAACCTGCAACAGGCCGATACAGGCACCAAGATGGTGCATATTGGCAAAAACACCCGCAGCACAATCGTTTCTAAAGGTATTTCTGCCGGTAATTCGAAAAACAGCTATCGAGGGCTGGTGAAGGTTGGCCCGAAAGCTGAAGGGGCTCGAAACTATTCTCAGTGTGATTCCATGCTGATTGGCGATACTTCCAACGCCAACACGTTTCCTTACATTCAGGTACAGAACAGTACGGCTCAGGTTGAGCATGAGGCCTCAACCTCAAAAATTGGGGAAGATCAGCTGTTTTACTTTGCCCAGCGGGGGATTTCTCCTGAGGATGCGGTCTCAATGATCATCAGCGGGTTTTGCCGTGAGGTCTTCAATGAGCTTCCCATGGAGTTTGCGGCTGAGGCAGACAAGCTGATGGCCCTGAAACTAGAGAATACCGTTGGCTAG
- a CDS encoding ferredoxin--nitrite reductase, with protein MSDNTNNQATEKNLELMRNFAQSYAKRTGTYFCADLGVTAVVLEGLAKHKDDLGAPLCPCRHYEDKEAEAKATYWNCPCVPMQERHECHCMLFLTDDNPFAGDKQEISFEEIRTTTNQY; from the coding sequence ATGAGCGACAACACGAATAATCAGGCAACGGAAAAGAATTTAGAGCTGATGCGTAACTTCGCACAGAGCTATGCGAAGCGCACAGGCACGTACTTTTGTGCAGATCTGGGCGTAACAGCGGTGGTGCTGGAGGGGTTGGCGAAACACAAAGATGATCTGGGTGCGCCACTCTGCCCTTGCCGCCACTATGAAGATAAGGAGGCAGAGGCCAAGGCGACCTACTGGAATTGCCCCTGTGTGCCCATGCAAGAACGCCATGAATGTCACTGCATGCTGTTTTTGACTGATGACAACCCCTTTGCTGGGGACAAGCAAGAAATCTCTTTTGAAGAGATTCGCACCACTACGAATCAGTACTAG
- the sufR gene encoding iron-sulfur cluster biosynthesis transcriptional regulator SufR, which produces MTSLQPPSTKDDILQYLLKQGEASAQALAESFGLSAQAIRRHLKDLSAEELIEHRAVQEGMGRPNYLYRLSQKGRDRFPAQYDEFAISLLDTLTETVGKDQVRTILQKQWQRKAAEYCERVGNGAIAERVDRLVKLRQAEGYMAEWHQVEPEANTCQSGPCYIITEYNCAISQIAESFPSVCGHELEMFQMALPDCSVKRTHWLAQGEHRCGYLVQAQQGAGDS; this is translated from the coding sequence ATGACTTCTCTACAGCCGCCCTCCACTAAGGACGACATTCTGCAGTACCTGTTGAAGCAGGGAGAAGCCAGTGCTCAAGCGTTGGCAGAGTCCTTTGGTCTCAGTGCGCAGGCGATTCGGCGACACTTAAAAGATTTAAGCGCCGAAGAATTGATTGAACATCGGGCTGTCCAAGAAGGGATGGGACGCCCCAATTATCTGTATCGGTTAAGCCAGAAAGGACGCGATCGCTTCCCGGCGCAATATGACGAGTTCGCCATTTCTTTGCTAGACACGCTGACTGAAACCGTCGGTAAAGATCAGGTGCGCACCATTCTCCAAAAACAGTGGCAGCGTAAAGCTGCAGAATATTGTGAGCGGGTGGGAAACGGTGCGATCGCTGAGCGGGTTGATCGCCTAGTGAAGCTACGGCAGGCCGAAGGCTACATGGCTGAATGGCACCAGGTTGAGCCAGAAGCCAACACGTGTCAAAGTGGCCCTTGTTACATCATTACGGAATATAACTGCGCGATTTCCCAAATTGCAGAATCTTTTCCCAGCGTGTGCGGACATGAGCTAGAAATGTTTCAAATGGCCCTGCCCGACTGCTCTGTGAAGCGCACTCACTGGCTCGCCCAGGGCGAACATCGATGTGGGTATTTGGTGCAGGCCCAGCAGGGAGCAGGAGACAGTTAA
- a CDS encoding PspA/IM30 family protein — translation MGLFDRVSRVIRSNLNAAVSSAEDPEKILDQAIIDMQEDLVQMRQAVAKAIASQKRVQQQYERAQSESNTWQQRAQLALQKGDENLAREALTRKKTQSETANALKAQLDTQQAQVDQLKKSLIGLESKISEAKTKKDMLKARASAAKANEQLQSTMSSMNTSSAMGAFERMEEKVMMMEAKSQAAAELAGADLESQFAALEAGGDVDAELAAMKAQLSGAPADQGQLPAADEPVAAPKDAEVDAELEALKTQLDQL, via the coding sequence ATGGGGTTGTTTGATCGAGTCAGCCGAGTCATTCGCTCTAACCTGAACGCCGCTGTAAGTAGTGCTGAAGATCCAGAGAAGATTTTGGATCAGGCCATCATTGATATGCAGGAAGACCTGGTGCAGATGCGTCAGGCAGTGGCTAAGGCGATCGCATCTCAAAAACGCGTTCAACAGCAATATGAGCGGGCGCAGTCAGAATCCAATACCTGGCAGCAGAGAGCACAGCTTGCGCTACAAAAAGGGGATGAGAATTTAGCGCGGGAAGCACTCACCCGCAAAAAAACTCAGAGTGAAACCGCCAATGCCCTAAAAGCTCAGCTAGACACCCAACAGGCACAGGTTGATCAGCTTAAGAAGAGCCTGATTGGCCTGGAGAGCAAAATCTCTGAAGCCAAGACCAAGAAAGACATGCTCAAGGCTCGTGCCAGCGCAGCTAAAGCCAATGAGCAGCTACAGAGCACCATGAGCTCAATGAATACCAGCAGCGCCATGGGTGCCTTTGAGCGCATGGAAGAGAAAGTCATGATGATGGAAGCCAAGTCCCAGGCAGCAGCCGAACTGGCAGGCGCTGATTTAGAAAGCCAGTTTGCCGCCTTAGAAGCCGGCGGTGATGTGGATGCTGAGTTGGCAGCGATGAAGGCTCAACTGTCAGGTGCACCGGCAGATCAAGGGCAACTCCCGGCGGCTGACGAGCCTGTGGCTGCCCCCAAAGATGCTGAGGTGGATGCTGAGCTAGAAGCTCTGAAGACCCAACTCGATCAGCTTTAG
- a CDS encoding LL-diaminopimelate aminotransferase, producing the protein MDFADRLKPLQTNVFADMDRAKANALKSGQSIIDLSLGSSDLPTAPHVLDAIAEALPDTRTHGYSLFHSTLPFRQTAAAWYTQKFGVPVDPDTEVLLLIGSQEGTAHLPLALLNPGDFALLTDPGYPSHAGGVHLASGQIYTMPLQAEHGFLPQFANIPDAVLAQARMMVLSYPHNPTTAYAPPSFWAEAVAFCKAHTLALVHDFPYGDVTYTGEPAPSVLQADREKAVSIEFFSMSKSYNMGGFRVGYAIGNADLIAALRQIKAIVDFNQYPGIVRGAMAALSGPQDGVEKTVATFRQRRDTFVAAMARIGWEIPKPNATQYLWIKLPDPWAQDSINFCVKLVEATGVALAPGRGFGKHGEGYVRIALVQSPEVLEAAVQKIDGFLKSA; encoded by the coding sequence ATGGACTTTGCTGATCGCCTCAAGCCTTTACAGACGAATGTCTTTGCCGACATGGATCGGGCCAAAGCCAATGCGTTGAAATCAGGCCAATCGATTATTGATCTATCTCTGGGCTCTTCTGACCTGCCCACAGCACCTCACGTGCTAGACGCGATCGCAGAGGCCCTGCCAGATACCCGCACCCACGGCTATTCCCTCTTCCACAGCACCTTGCCCTTCCGTCAAACCGCAGCCGCCTGGTACACGCAAAAATTTGGCGTCCCGGTTGATCCAGATACCGAAGTGCTGCTCTTGATTGGCTCCCAAGAAGGAACCGCTCACCTACCGCTGGCGCTTCTGAATCCAGGGGATTTTGCGTTGCTGACCGATCCGGGCTACCCTTCCCATGCCGGGGGCGTACACCTGGCAAGTGGGCAAATCTATACGATGCCGCTGCAGGCAGAGCATGGCTTTTTGCCCCAGTTTGCCAACATTCCAGATGCGGTTCTTGCCCAAGCACGGATGATGGTGCTCAGCTACCCCCACAATCCAACCACTGCCTATGCGCCACCATCCTTCTGGGCAGAAGCCGTCGCCTTTTGCAAAGCCCACACCCTGGCCTTAGTGCATGACTTCCCCTATGGCGATGTCACTTACACCGGCGAACCCGCCCCTTCTGTGCTGCAGGCTGATCGAGAAAAGGCTGTCTCCATTGAGTTTTTCTCGATGTCCAAGTCTTACAACATGGGAGGGTTTCGAGTCGGCTATGCGATCGGGAATGCCGACCTGATTGCAGCCCTGCGCCAGATCAAAGCGATCGTCGACTTCAACCAATATCCTGGTATTGTTCGAGGCGCCATGGCTGCACTCTCTGGCCCCCAAGACGGGGTCGAGAAAACCGTCGCCACATTTCGCCAGCGCCGCGACACCTTTGTCGCCGCCATGGCCCGTATCGGCTGGGAAATTCCCAAGCCGAATGCCACGCAATACCTTTGGATTAAACTCCCAGACCCTTGGGCACAAGACTCGATTAACTTCTGTGTCAAGCTTGTCGAAGCGACTGGAGTTGCCCTTGCCCCTGGTCGCGGCTTTGGCAAACACGGCGAAGGCTATGTCCGCATTGCCCTCGTCCAGTCTCCTGAGGTTTTAGAAGCAGCCGTACAAAAGATTGACGGATTCCTTAAATCAGCGTGA
- a CDS encoding SDR family NAD(P)-dependent oxidoreductase, which produces MNLQGKTALITGASRGIGRAIALEFAKQKLECLILVARNAERLAEVAAEVERLGVRAVVLPLDLTQPIEVSVAVAQAWRTDGPIDLLINCAGVSHQVPFLQSHLPHVRSEIDTNLIGLYTVTRLIARRMAVYQRGHIINVSSLMGKVAAPSMATYSATKFAILGFSQALRGELAPYNVRVMALLPSLTDTDMVRDFRWFRWVHPMTPEQVAQALVKGLRWGTPEILVGWQTHLAVWCGRLAPNLLERIVQWSTPAPRVEKTLRMKKVFYNLAQLSPGHLGQDRV; this is translated from the coding sequence ATGAATCTGCAAGGAAAAACCGCCTTGATTACGGGAGCATCCCGTGGCATTGGGCGTGCGATCGCATTGGAATTTGCCAAGCAAAAGCTGGAATGTTTAATTCTGGTGGCGCGTAACGCTGAACGGCTGGCTGAAGTGGCCGCTGAAGTGGAAAGGCTCGGTGTCCGGGCTGTCGTGCTGCCTCTAGATCTGACTCAACCGATTGAGGTGAGTGTTGCCGTTGCTCAGGCATGGCGTACTGATGGCCCCATTGACCTATTGATCAACTGTGCTGGGGTTTCCCACCAGGTTCCGTTCTTACAGTCGCACCTGCCCCATGTGCGATCGGAAATTGACACCAATCTGATTGGGTTGTATACCGTGACGCGCCTGATTGCCCGGCGCATGGCGGTCTATCAACGAGGTCATATCATTAATGTCTCTAGCCTGATGGGTAAAGTGGCGGCTCCTAGCATGGCCACCTACTCTGCAACTAAGTTTGCAATTCTTGGCTTCAGCCAGGCGCTGCGAGGTGAACTGGCTCCTTACAACGTTCGGGTAATGGCGCTGCTTCCATCCCTGACTGATACCGACATGGTGCGAGATTTTCGCTGGTTCCGCTGGGTGCACCCCATGACCCCTGAGCAGGTTGCCCAAGCCCTGGTAAAAGGGCTGCGCTGGGGCACACCCGAAATTTTGGTGGGGTGGCAGACACATCTAGCCGTATGGTGTGGCCGGTTGGCCCCCAATCTGCTAGAACGCATTGTGCAATGGTCAACACCTGCCCCCCGTGTGGAGAAAACCCTGCGGATGAAAAAAGTTTTCTATAACCTTGCTCAGTTGAGCCCGGGACATCTGGGTCAAGACAGGGTCTAG
- the rpsN gene encoding 30S ribosomal protein S14, with the protein MAKKSMVARERKREKLVEKYAEKRAALLEAFQKSNDPQQKFAIHREIQQLPRSSSRTRLRNRCWKTGRPRGYYRDFGLCRNQLREMAHQGLLPGVVKSSW; encoded by the coding sequence ATGGCTAAGAAGAGCATGGTTGCGCGCGAACGCAAGCGCGAAAAGCTAGTGGAAAAGTACGCTGAAAAGCGGGCTGCCCTTTTGGAAGCGTTCCAAAAGTCTAATGATCCGCAACAGAAGTTTGCCATTCACCGTGAAATTCAGCAGTTGCCCCGCAGCAGCTCTCGAACCCGCCTGCGCAATCGCTGTTGGAAAACGGGTCGCCCTCGGGGCTACTACCGCGACTTTGGGCTGTGCCGCAATCAATTGCGTGAAATGGCTCACCAGGGGTTACTTCCTGGGGTTGTAAAATCCAGCTGGTAA
- the rpsD gene encoding 30S ribosomal protein S4 — translation MARYRGPRLRVVRRLGELPGLTRKSARKAYPPGQHGQNRKKKTEYAIRLEEKQKLRFNYGVSEKQLLRYVKKARRAGGSTGLVILQFLEMRLDNTVFRLGFGPTIPSARQVVNHGHIMVNGRVVSIASYQCRPGDVISVRDRESSKNVVQANLQFPGLANVPTHLELDKEKMIGKVNSVIEREWVALNVNELLVVEYYSRKA, via the coding sequence ATGGCGCGTTATAGAGGCCCTCGCCTCAGAGTTGTACGTCGATTAGGTGAACTACCCGGCCTCACCCGTAAGTCCGCTCGGAAGGCTTATCCACCGGGGCAGCATGGCCAGAATCGTAAGAAAAAGACCGAATATGCCATTCGTCTAGAAGAGAAGCAGAAGCTGCGCTTTAACTATGGTGTCAGTGAAAAACAGCTGCTTCGCTATGTGAAAAAGGCCCGTCGTGCAGGCGGTTCTACAGGGTTGGTAATTCTCCAATTCCTGGAAATGCGTTTAGATAACACCGTCTTCCGACTAGGGTTTGGCCCCACTATTCCCTCGGCTCGTCAAGTGGTGAACCATGGTCACATTATGGTGAATGGTCGAGTCGTGAGCATCGCGAGTTATCAGTGTCGCCCTGGTGATGTGATTAGCGTGCGCGATCGCGAGTCTTCCAAAAATGTGGTTCAGGCAAATCTTCAGTTCCCTGGATTGGCGAACGTGCCCACCCACCTGGAACTGGATAAGGAAAAGATGATTGGCAAGGTTAACAGCGTTATTGAGCGAGAGTGGGTTGCGCTGAACGTCAACGAACTGTTGGTGGTTGAGTACTACTCCCGCAAGGCATAA
- a CDS encoding MarC family protein: MLQHFLQDAVTLFVVIDPIGLVPIFIAITQKEPQFSRQRIALLGVGISTIILLAFLVMGQPLLEALEISLPAFRTAGGILLLIVGLQMVLQESGGHSASTDPASSVDLAVFPLATPLIAGPGGIMSVVLLTDNQKFGFMDQVVTVLALLVVLLITYVALLAADWIQKKLGRTGVNVITRILGLLLAALAMETILAGIREYFGQAL; the protein is encoded by the coding sequence ATGCTTCAACATTTTCTTCAGGATGCAGTAACGCTGTTTGTGGTGATTGACCCCATTGGGCTAGTCCCGATTTTTATTGCCATCACCCAAAAGGAGCCCCAGTTTAGCCGCCAACGGATTGCGCTGCTGGGGGTCGGTATCTCCACCATTATTTTGTTGGCATTTCTAGTTATGGGGCAGCCTCTGTTAGAGGCTTTGGAAATTAGTTTGCCAGCCTTTCGAACTGCAGGTGGAATCCTGTTACTGATTGTGGGCTTACAGATGGTCTTACAGGAGTCCGGGGGGCACTCTGCCTCAACGGATCCCGCTTCTTCTGTGGATCTCGCTGTATTTCCGTTGGCAACGCCCCTGATTGCAGGCCCAGGCGGGATCATGTCTGTGGTGTTATTGACAGACAATCAGAAGTTTGGATTTATGGACCAGGTGGTGACTGTGTTGGCGCTGTTAGTCGTGTTGCTGATCACCTATGTGGCCTTGCTTGCAGCAGACTGGATTCAGAAGAAGTTGGGCAGAACTGGGGTGAACGTGATCACTCGGATCTTGGGTTTATTACTCGCTGCTTTGGCAATGGAAACAATCCTGGCTGGAATTAGAGAGTATTTTGGGCAAGCACTCTAA
- a CDS encoding fatty acid desaturase: MQLSTPPEAAVSATATSRNQELPFTLQNLKAAIPAYCFEPSTFKSLAYFFLDIGIIAGLYALAAYLDSWLFFPLFWLAQGTMFWALFVVGHDCGHGSFSKHKWLNNLIGHLSHSPILVPYHGWRISHRTHHANTGNIDTDESWYPVSKSEYEGMHWSVKLVRFQLLLLAYPIYLFVRSHNRNGSHFLPSSPLFRASEKWGVIVSTICWGLMVAFLGLLGVKFGLLFVVKFYLMPYIVFVMWLDLVTYLHHTVPEIPWYRNDSWYFLKGALSTIDHDYGFINNIHHNIGTHVAHHIFLNMPHYHLKTATAAIKPILGDYYRVSDEPVWKTFWRSMRSCHYVANSGQTVYYQADQQQ; the protein is encoded by the coding sequence GTGCAATTAAGTACCCCACCTGAGGCGGCTGTTTCAGCAACCGCCACTTCTCGCAACCAAGAACTTCCCTTTACCCTCCAAAACTTAAAGGCTGCCATTCCAGCCTATTGTTTTGAGCCGTCTACCTTTAAGTCGCTGGCCTATTTCTTTCTGGATATTGGCATTATTGCGGGGCTTTATGCGCTGGCGGCTTACCTCGACTCTTGGTTATTTTTTCCCCTATTTTGGCTAGCACAGGGCACGATGTTCTGGGCGCTATTTGTCGTGGGGCATGACTGCGGTCACGGATCTTTCTCAAAGCACAAGTGGCTGAATAATCTGATTGGCCACTTGTCTCATTCACCGATTTTGGTACCTTATCACGGCTGGCGCATCAGCCACCGCACCCACCATGCCAACACGGGCAATATTGACACCGACGAAAGCTGGTATCCCGTCTCTAAGTCTGAGTATGAGGGCATGCACTGGTCAGTAAAGCTGGTGAGATTTCAGCTATTGCTGTTGGCCTATCCCATCTATTTGTTTGTGCGCTCCCACAATCGAAATGGCTCGCATTTTCTGCCCAGCAGCCCGCTCTTTCGCGCTTCTGAAAAGTGGGGCGTGATTGTGAGTACGATTTGCTGGGGCCTGATGGTTGCCTTTCTCGGTTTACTAGGCGTCAAGTTTGGCCTGCTGTTTGTGGTCAAGTTTTATTTGATGCCCTACATCGTCTTTGTGATGTGGCTTGATTTGGTCACGTATCTGCACCACACGGTGCCCGAAATCCCCTGGTATCGCAACGACAGCTGGTACTTCCTTAAGGGGGCACTCTCAACGATTGATCACGATTATGGGTTTATCAACAATATTCACCACAATATTGGCACCCATGTCGCGCATCATATTTTCTTAAATATGCCGCACTATCATCTAAAGACTGCCACTGCAGCGATTAAGCCAATCTTAGGAGACTATTACCGCGTCTCTGACGAACCCGTTTGGAAAACGTTTTGGCGGTCTATGCGCAGTTGTCATTACGTGGCTAACAGTGGGCAAACGGTTTATTACCAGGCAGATCAGCAGCAGTAG
- a CDS encoding TetR family transcriptional regulator, which produces MSSNEPVFRRQPQQQRSQERVEQILKAAAEVFWEMGYDSATTHAIAQRAQTAVGTLYRFFPNKLAIFHALENQHRLSIDAIHARLMTPAFMEQPLAVVIQQFVEIFAQYFEDPAPRVVFTQYFLAPDMFAYFDDSVTHEYARRFAGLLRLRNQTLSVEKSELIGEVVVQAYNAVLLMALRSNANHRTQLYAEVQTLLVNYLEPHVGDRPFPVSQALNQQVAMLTVQHHLNPRQRAALTHALEQGKLTIQAFEAICPQFSRRTLQRDLKQMVNKGLLQSEGDTNQLTYLPKPCY; this is translated from the coding sequence ATGTCATCCAACGAGCCGGTTTTTCGCCGCCAGCCACAGCAGCAGCGCAGTCAGGAACGGGTTGAGCAAATTCTTAAAGCCGCCGCTGAGGTGTTTTGGGAAATGGGCTACGACTCGGCGACCACCCATGCGATCGCCCAGCGGGCCCAAACCGCCGTCGGCACGCTCTATCGCTTTTTCCCGAATAAGCTCGCCATTTTCCACGCCCTCGAAAACCAGCATCGTTTGAGCATTGATGCTATCCACGCAAGGCTCATGACCCCTGCGTTTATGGAGCAACCGTTAGCGGTCGTCATTCAACAGTTTGTAGAAATCTTTGCCCAGTATTTTGAAGACCCGGCTCCGAGGGTCGTTTTCACCCAATATTTTTTGGCCCCAGACATGTTTGCCTACTTTGACGATAGCGTTACCCACGAGTACGCTCGTCGCTTTGCCGGGTTGCTACGGCTGCGCAATCAGACATTATCGGTTGAAAAAAGCGAACTCATTGGTGAGGTGGTGGTTCAGGCCTACAATGCGGTGCTGCTGATGGCCCTCAGAAGCAATGCCAACCACCGAACCCAGCTCTATGCAGAAGTTCAAACCCTTTTGGTTAACTATCTTGAGCCTCATGTCGGCGATCGCCCTTTTCCTGTCTCGCAGGCTCTGAACCAGCAGGTTGCCATGCTCACGGTGCAGCATCACCTCAACCCCCGCCAACGGGCGGCTCTCACCCATGCATTAGAGCAGGGCAAGCTGACCATTCAAGCCTTTGAAGCGATCTGCCCCCAGTTCTCACGTCGCACCCTGCAGCGAGATCTCAAGCAAATGGTAAACAAAGGCCTTTTGCAGAGTGAAGGCGATACCAATCAGCTCACGTATCTGCCAAAGCCTTGCTATTGA
- a CDS encoding Rieske 2Fe-2S domain-containing protein — translation MLAGAPWLLAHKSMLPVNQPFKVSLYGKDYVLWKDHNDAVQALPNVCPHMGAMLSEGWCEAQIDGSSKVVCPFHALEFDAEGCTFLPGARKKTPSQLKPLELIVQGDFIWSYGDAEPKVPIPDVLSKLAATYEFVGATADMSVATPLLPMLMNMHDYNHQNGTHRELFRIEEVQFEQFIDQGHYSEAFFKTPTASPSWREIIRNPAVLTLPEVLEAHLENHFPSLVIFHGQSAVGVAAQCHLFVPESVEQTRTYILLFVQPKSPMFRLMKGVFLNLSKTIVEQDANILTKLYPDQPQKIKLNNEVGMDWVQRNFKHWPAVVDPNLSR, via the coding sequence ATGCTTGCAGGGGCGCCATGGCTATTGGCGCACAAATCCATGTTGCCTGTGAATCAGCCCTTTAAAGTCTCGCTATACGGAAAAGATTATGTGTTGTGGAAAGACCACAACGACGCGGTTCAGGCCCTCCCCAATGTTTGCCCACATATGGGGGCCATGCTCTCCGAAGGCTGGTGTGAAGCCCAAATAGATGGTTCTAGTAAGGTCGTTTGCCCTTTCCATGCGTTGGAATTTGATGCCGAGGGATGCACATTTCTACCCGGCGCTCGTAAGAAGACGCCTTCTCAACTGAAGCCTTTAGAACTCATTGTTCAAGGTGACTTTATCTGGTCTTATGGGGATGCTGAGCCTAAAGTGCCGATTCCCGATGTGCTCAGCAAACTGGCGGCAACCTATGAGTTCGTGGGGGCAACCGCAGATATGAGTGTTGCGACACCGTTACTGCCCATGCTCATGAATATGCACGATTACAATCACCAGAATGGCACTCATCGAGAGTTGTTTCGCATCGAGGAGGTGCAGTTCGAACAATTTATCGATCAGGGGCACTATTCTGAAGCTTTTTTCAAAACCCCAACGGCATCTCCTTCCTGGCGCGAAATTATTCGCAACCCCGCCGTCTTGACGCTCCCGGAGGTGTTAGAGGCCCATTTAGAAAATCACTTTCCGTCGTTGGTCATCTTTCATGGCCAAAGTGCGGTGGGGGTTGCTGCCCAATGTCATTTATTTGTCCCTGAATCAGTCGAGCAGACGCGAACCTACATTCTCTTGTTTGTACAGCCGAAAAGCCCGATGTTCAGGCTGATGAAAGGGGTGTTTCTGAACCTCAGCAAAACCATCGTTGAGCAAGATGCCAACATTTTGACCAAGCTCTACCCCGATCAGCCGCAAAAAATCAAGCTCAACAATGAGGTGGGCATGGATTGGGTGCAGCGTAACTTTAAACATTGGCCAGCGGTGGTAGACCCTAACCTATCGCGCTGA